The sequence below is a genomic window from Geitlerinema sp. PCC 9228.
TGGCGAGGGTTCCTGGGGTTTTTCTACCCACCGGCGTCGTGGCACCGATGTGGAGCTGGTTTTCTAGAAATGCCGTTCTCACCGCAGCTGCACAGGAATAGGTAGCCAGATACCCTTGTGGATGCAAACATTGGGCTACTTGGCCCAAAAATTCTACTGTCCACAGTTGCGGGCATTTGGTGGGTGAGAAAGGATCGAGGAAAATGGCATCGGCGAGAAATTCTTGCTGGATCGCTTGTTGGATGGTTTGGCGCGCATCTGCTAGCAATAACTGACCCTGAAATTGGGGTGTTTGTACCTGTTGCCGCTGGGCGATCGCTTCTAGGAGTTTAACAATGGCGGACCCCCACCAATCCAACAGATGGTGGTGACAGCTGGCTCGGACGACAGCCAGGTCGCGTTCCAAACCAATCCATTCTATCCGGCAGTGGGGATTGTGCTGCCAAATGGTGGCTAAAGCGGCGGCGGTGTTGTACCCCAGTCCATAACAAACGTCCAACAGGCGTAGGGAATTTCGTTGAGCTTGCTCGGACAACCGGGTGGTTTTGACAAATTTCTCCTCAGCTTCCCGTTTGGCACCGTAATGGCTGTGGAAAGCCTCTTGAAATTCGCTAGAAATAAAGGTAAAAGAGCCGTCTGCTGTTTCCTCTAGGAAAAAAGGCTGGTTGGTAGTCATTTCCCGCGTGAATGGTCTGGCAAGGATGGGGACAAGTTTTGCTTGTGGGAAAAACATGAGCTATTCTACGACCAACTTGGATCGAATTCTATGGCTTGAGGCTGCCGCAAGCGAATATTTTCGTTTTGGAAGACTTATGAAAACCGATATTTTACAGTTAGCCAAACAAGGGGATGCCGAAGCGATCGCTGCTTTGATGAACCATTCGCTGGCAGCGGTGGGAATTACGATTCAAGCAGAAGTGAAAGCCGGTTGTTTGATTGTCTCTGCTGTGTCGGCTTCCCAAGCACCCAACCGTACTTTTTTGCTGGAACGCATCTATCAGGGATTGCACAAACTTCAGCCGGTAGGGATTCGCCGAACCATCGTACGTGGCTATGCCTGGCAGGCGGCTACCCCCGATTGGATCGATGGCTTTGACTTGCCCAATGTTTCCCCTCCCTGGCAAACAGCCGCTTCCCAAAGACCTCCCAACCATCGCTGGCGCATTGGCCAACCATCGTTGCCTGCCCGAATGCGGTCTTGGTTTCGCCGTCGCCGACGTGCATCGGTATCTCACCACCACCAACCTTCCACTGCCAAAACCCCCTGGCTCAGCGAGTGCCCGGGGTGGGGATGGTTCGCGGTGATGGCTTTTTGCTTGCGGTTGGGATTGTATTTGCTGGCAATTAGCGGCGTGGTTTTCTTCACCTTTGAAATGAAATTCCAGGCTACCTGGTTGGTGGAAAAACATATTTACACCATACCGGCGGTTGGCGATTTTTTGCGGGGCATTGAAATGGTGGAGATTGCCAACGTGCTGATTTTCGCTATCTTGGGAATGGGGATTGGCGTGGCCACAGTGCTTTTGCCAAAGGGCTTCAGTGCCAAACTAGGGATGGTTTTGCTGTCGATTGCCGTACCGGTGGTGTTGGTTGCCAGTCCCCTGGTCAAATACAATTTTTGGATTGACAATTTGGTTGCCGCTGAAGCCATTTCTTCCCAACAAGCACAGGAAATTGCCAGTTCTTTTTTACGACAGCGGGTAGAGGCAGATGGGGTGTGGGGATTTTATTTGTACAGTGCCCAATTTCCCGCCATTCCCGCCCGCGTCGATCGCTTGCAGGAAATGGAAGAACTCAAGGTCCAAATTGCTGGCAAAGTGGCGAATATTGCCCAACTGGAATTGAAACAGGTCTCGTTTCTGTTTAAAGTTTGCAGTTGGGGAATTCGGGGATTTTACGCGGTATTGGCAGTTATTGTAGCTTGGTTTCACTTTTTCAAAGGTTTGGAGACTATCCACTGGAAACCGCGATCGGCTTCTTAAAGTAGACTGCCCACCCGTTCCTTATGTTGTATATTAAATTACCTTTTCTCAACAGAAAAGGGCGTTTGCGAAAGGAAAGTGGCAAAAATACAGCAACAAAATAACCACCAACGGATTTAGCCAAGAAATTCGTGAAGTCTTGTGGTTTTTTGCCGGCGGATACCGTTCGTTTTTGCTAAAATAGCCCACTATATAGAGCCACCAACGCTAAGCTGCTGTCAGCCAGCTTGCAGGGGCTGTTACCGCTACCATTGGCGAAATAGACATAACGGGCGTGTCTGGAGATCGCCAATGGCTACTGGTTGAACTTCGTATCAAGGGCGATCGAACTCTCGATTTTTATCCTGGTAGATTGGTCAAAAACTCTTGCTATTTAGAAAACTGCGCAAACTTTTGGCTCTGATAAAAATTGTGCAATACCAAAAAGCTCAAAAAATAGATGTCCATAGCGAATATCCATGTCCGTGTCGCCGTCGGGGAAAGTTGGTTCCCATTGCCCTAACGGAAGCCTTTGGTTGCGATCGCTGCGGGCAGATTTTTGTGGTGGAAGATGGGGGATATGCCATCGAACAACTGGCAACCCACTATCCCTACAAACAAGCGTGGCGGTGGAACGGCAAGCAGTGGACGCGGGTTTATTCCGGGTTGCGAGATAGCTACCTCCCTATTGCCTTGGGGATTATCATGGTGCTATTACTCATTTGGTTGCCGCTAGCACTACAATCGCCGATCGGGGCCAATATTTTACCCTGGGCCATTGTAGCGGTCTTGCTGGCCGTGCTACCGGCACTGATGGTGTGGCTAGCTTACAGGCGTTAGATTCATGTCCAACCAATCTTTGGATTTGTCCGCAGATCCGGCAACGGCAGCGCGCCGAGCGTACGAAGCTTCCCTCGTTTTGGCGAAAACCAAGGCAGCAGTGCGTTCTGAGGCCCTCACGGCGATGGCTGAGGCTTTGAAAGAAAGCCAAGACGACATTTTGGAAGCCAATACGCTGGATTTGGAAGCCAGTCGGGATATGGCGATGTCGGAGTTGATGTTGGATTGGATCAAGCTCACCCCGGAACGCCTGCAATCCAGCATTCAGATTGTGGAACGGTTGGCGGAACTTTCCGATCCCACCCGTCGCTTGCTCAATGCTTCCTACCAGTTGGAACAATCCCAAACCTACTGCCAGTTGGTACCATTGGGAGCGATCGCATTAATTTACGAAGCCTTCCCAGAAATAGCAGCCATTGCGGCTGGCATGTGCCTGCGTACTGGCAATAGCATTATCCTCAAAGGTGGCAGCGATTCCAGCAATGCCAATACCGTGATTGCGGAAGCTATCAAATCGGCGGTGGAACAATCAGGTTTGCCAACGGGTTCCATTGAATTTCTGGCAGCGGAACAAGGCTCTACCATTCGGGATTTGCTAACCCAAGACCGCTATATCAACTTAGTCATTCCCTACGGTCGTCCCAGCCTTATCCAGCAGGTGATGCGCCAAGCCACCACCTCTGTGTTAAAATCTGCCATGGGCAACTGCTACCTGTACTGGTCCGGTAATGGCAGTTTGGAACTGGTGCGTTGGGCGATTTTAGACAGCCACAAGAGCGTTCCCGACCCGGTCAACGCCATTGAAAAAGTGTTAATTCACACCAGCCACAACTCGGCAGCACTCACCAGCCTGTGGAAAAGCTTGCAAGACAATCGCGTACAAATTCGCGGCGACGAACGGATTGTTGCCGAGTACCCGCAAGTTCCTCTGTGCAACGAGGCAGAATGGAGCCAACCCTATTTCACTCGGACTGTGGCGTTTAAAATGGTGGATAGTTTGGACGAAGCGATCGCTTGGATCAACCAACGCAGCAGCGGCCATGCCGATTGCATTGTCACCGAATCCTACCAAGAAAGCTGTCAGTTTGGTGTAGGCGTAAACAGTGCTTCCGTCTATGTCAACATGTCTCCCCGATTTTCCCGCCTTCCCAAACAGCGAGATACGGTTTTTCTGGGGATGTCCAACCAAAAAGGCTACCGCCGTGGTTTAATCAATCTAGAAGCACTCACCACGGTCAAACAAGTCATTCAAGGTAGCGGCTACCTATGACCATCTTACGTTTGACCACCAATCCCGGCATTGAAGATATTGTCGCCAACGAATTTCGCCAAAAAGCCGCCAAACTAGACTGTCAAATCACCCGCATTCAGTGCCGTCCTTTCCACCACATTGACGGTCATGTCTTGGTAGAAAGCAACGAACCCTGGGAAAAACTGTCTGCGGTGGCCTTCCAAATGCGGTCAGTCTTCCACGTCATGCAGCACTTGCATCAATTCCAACACCAAGGGGGAGATTTTTTAGCGGAAATTTGCCAGGAACTAGAACAACTCGATATTCCCCCCATGCAGGATGCCAAAACCTTCCGCACCACCAGCAAACGCAACGGCCAACATCCTTTTACCAGTATAGACGTACAGCGGCAAACTGGAGCCGTTTTGGTGGAACGGTACGGTGCAGGGGTAGATTTAACCAACCCCGATGTGAACGTTCGCGTGGATGTTATCGAGGATACCTGTTTC
It includes:
- a CDS encoding glutamate-5-semialdehyde dehydrogenase → MSNQSLDLSADPATAARRAYEASLVLAKTKAAVRSEALTAMAEALKESQDDILEANTLDLEASRDMAMSELMLDWIKLTPERLQSSIQIVERLAELSDPTRRLLNASYQLEQSQTYCQLVPLGAIALIYEAFPEIAAIAAGMCLRTGNSIILKGGSDSSNANTVIAEAIKSAVEQSGLPTGSIEFLAAEQGSTIRDLLTQDRYINLVIPYGRPSLIQQVMRQATTSVLKSAMGNCYLYWSGNGSLELVRWAILDSHKSVPDPVNAIEKVLIHTSHNSAALTSLWKSLQDNRVQIRGDERIVAEYPQVPLCNEAEWSQPYFTRTVAFKMVDSLDEAIAWINQRSSGHADCIVTESYQESCQFGVGVNSASVYVNMSPRFSRLPKQRDTVFLGMSNQKGYRRGLINLEALTTVKQVIQGSGYL
- a CDS encoding MnmC family methyltransferase produces the protein MTTNQPFFLEETADGSFTFISSEFQEAFHSHYGAKREAEEKFVKTTRLSEQAQRNSLRLLDVCYGLGYNTAAALATIWQHNPHCRIEWIGLERDLAVVRASCHHHLLDWWGSAIVKLLEAIAQRQQVQTPQFQGQLLLADARQTIQQAIQQEFLADAIFLDPFSPTKCPQLWTVEFLGQVAQCLHPQGYLATYSCAAAVRTAFLENQLHIGATTPVGRKTPGTLARWENSDLPLLSQAEREHLQTRAAVPYRDPTLSADAATIVQRRQREQQWCGLEPTSQWKKRWRDW